From Nitrososphaerota archaeon:
CTGCAGTAGGATGCGCATCAACTGGCAATCTGGCATCTGCCACAGCAGCACATGCAGCAAAAGGTGGCTTTCCATGTTATGTATTTGCACCAAGCGACATCGAGCATGCAAAAATCGCACAAGCACTTGCGTATGGTTGTAAATTCATATCCGTTGATGGAACATATGACGATGCAAACAGAATTGCTGCTCAGATAGGAGATAGCAAAGGGATTGGAATTGTCAATATCAACATGAGATCATATTACGTTGAAGGATCAAAAACATTGGCATATGAAGTAGCAGAGCAACTGGACTGGAGCGTTCCTGATCAGCTGATTGTTCCAACAGGCAGTGGAGCAATGCTCAATGCCATATGCAAGGGATTTGAAGAATTACAAAGTGTTTCATTACTAAATAATGTCTCTAATATGCACATGATTGCAGCACAACCTCACGGGTGTGCGCCAATAGTTGACGCCTTTAAAAAAGGAGACAGCGAAGTCACACCAGTAGAAATTCCAGATACCATAGCAAAAAGCCTAGCAATAGGGGATCCTGGTGACGGGCGCTATGTCTTAAAACGACTAAAACAATACAATGGCTTTGCTGAAGAATCAAACAACAAGGAAATTCTTGATGCTATACTGCTCTTAGCCCGAACCGAGGGAATCTTTACAGAACCCGCTGGTGGCGTCTCTGTTGCAGTACTCAAAAAAATGATAGATGATGGAAAAATTGACAAAAGCGATACTACTGTATGTTATGTTACCGGCAACGGCCTCAAGACGACAGAATCAATCATGCAAGTTCTTGAAAAACCTCAGGTAATGCAGGCAGATCTTGCAAAAATCACCGCGGTGGTCAAATAATTGCCAAACATCACCTTTACCATTCCGTCCGTACTAAACAAGGGTGGTGGGGAAAAAAAACTCGCAATATCTGCAAGCTCACTGCAAGAGTCGTTTAGCAGGGCATCAGAAATAATGGGTGATGATTTTAAGCGTCGAGTTCTAAACGATGACGAAACGCCTCGCTCCCTAATTAACATCTATGTAAATGGAAAAAACTCTAGATTCTCTGGAGGAATGCAAACAGCACTAAAAGATG
This genomic window contains:
- a CDS encoding threonine synthase, which codes for MTRISLQCRECKKEYESTFKYICEDCFGPLDVKYDFPNISKNMFAGREHTYWRYFELLPIQNKSNIVSINAGMTPLVKADKLGEKLGLKNLYIKNDSVNPTFSFKDRPAGIAVSKAKEFGMSAVGCASTGNLASATAAHAAKGGFPCYVFAPSDIEHAKIAQALAYGCKFISVDGTYDDANRIAAQIGDSKGIGIVNINMRSYYVEGSKTLAYEVAEQLDWSVPDQLIVPTGSGAMLNAICKGFEELQSVSLLNNVSNMHMIAAQPHGCAPIVDAFKKGDSEVTPVEIPDTIAKSLAIGDPGDGRYVLKRLKQYNGFAEESNNKEILDAILLLARTEGIFTEPAGGVSVAVLKKMIDDGKIDKSDTTVCYVTGNGLKTTESIMQVLEKPQVMQADLAKITAVVK